The following proteins come from a genomic window of bacterium:
- a CDS encoding GDSL-type esterase/lipase family protein — protein MRNILLLSLILCVSCTTTTGAGPTDLDDAVVVFLGASITEAFHYPTYDEFFPDYDFHKVIEFQADKSSVFPDVQAYGPDIVTFKECGAYFDTGGDTDLEAMKGFMQDIADFCESIGAVPVPATTLPIDVGYGDNTQAQLDDIIEFDAWVRSWCATNGWECMDYYTWIADADGQLPRQYHDGDGLHPNQDGYDVLGPHVIPTLEGVELTTADATFGWIKALYR, from the coding sequence ATGCGCAACATTCTTCTCTTGTCCCTCATACTGTGCGTCTCCTGCACCACCACCACCGGAGCCGGACCAACCGACCTTGACGACGCCGTGGTCGTCTTCCTGGGCGCCTCCATCACCGAGGCGTTCCACTACCCCACCTACGACGAGTTCTTCCCCGACTACGATTTTCACAAGGTAATCGAATTCCAGGCGGACAAGTCGTCGGTTTTCCCCGACGTGCAGGCGTATGGTCCGGACATCGTCACGTTCAAGGAATGCGGGGCCTACTTCGATACGGGCGGGGACACCGATCTGGAGGCCATGAAGGGCTTCATGCAGGACATCGCCGATTTCTGCGAGAGTATCGGAGCGGTGCCGGTTCCGGCCACCACGCTGCCCATTGACGTGGGCTACGGCGACAACACCCAGGCCCAGCTCGACGACATCATCGAGTTCGACGCCTGGGTCCGTAGCTGGTGCGCGACCAACGGCTGGGAGTGCATGGACTACTACACCTGGATCGCCGACGCCGACGGGCAACTGCCACGGCAGTACCACGACGGCGATGGACTCCACCCCAACCAGGACGGCTACGACGTCCTCGGCCCCCACGTGATTCCCACCCTGGAGGGCGTGGAGCTGACCACCGCCGATGCGACCTTCGGGTGGATAAAGGCCCTCTACCGCTGA
- a CDS encoding alanine--glyoxylate aminotransferase family protein, with the protein MHKKLFIPGPVEVTPESLHDMAVPMVGHRSKDYEKIHAFCVDNVKKVLYTDKFIWIGTCSSTGLMEGAILNLCKKKILSVVVGAFSDRWHTIAAANGKDSERLDYEWGKAAKPEDIDKMLAKGGFDLVTLVFNETSTGVMSPLKEIADVVKKYPDVILAVDAVSGMAAAKVEVDAWGIDYILAGTQKAWSLPPGLAVAAVSEKCFQRAETVENRGFYFDLLSAREYAAGKRTNQTPSTPGISLVYALGKQAERYSKDLEAHWAKHVEMAKLVRGWAKSRGFELFPEPGYESLSLTCITNTKGISVADLNSELGKRGYSLSNGYGKLKEKTFRIAHMGTMTLPEVRDLLLNVDDILGFK; encoded by the coding sequence ATGCACAAGAAGCTCTTCATCCCGGGCCCCGTCGAGGTAACCCCCGAGTCGCTCCACGATATGGCCGTACCTATGGTCGGGCACCGGTCCAAGGATTACGAGAAGATCCACGCCTTCTGCGTGGACAACGTGAAGAAGGTCCTCTACACGGACAAGTTCATCTGGATCGGGACCTGCTCCTCCACCGGGCTTATGGAGGGGGCGATTCTCAACCTGTGCAAGAAAAAGATCCTCTCGGTCGTCGTCGGCGCCTTCAGCGACCGCTGGCACACCATCGCCGCGGCCAACGGCAAAGACAGCGAGCGTCTGGATTACGAATGGGGCAAGGCGGCCAAGCCCGAGGACATTGACAAAATGCTCGCCAAGGGCGGCTTCGACCTGGTGACCTTGGTCTTCAACGAGACCTCCACCGGGGTGATGTCCCCGCTGAAGGAAATTGCGGATGTGGTGAAAAAATACCCGGACGTGATCCTCGCCGTGGACGCGGTTTCCGGGATGGCTGCTGCCAAAGTCGAGGTGGACGCCTGGGGCATAGATTACATCCTGGCCGGCACCCAGAAGGCCTGGAGCCTGCCTCCGGGACTGGCCGTGGCCGCGGTGAGCGAGAAATGCTTCCAGCGCGCCGAGACGGTGGAGAATCGCGGCTTCTACTTCGATCTCCTCAGCGCCAGGGAGTACGCCGCCGGCAAGCGAACCAACCAAACCCCCTCGACCCCGGGCATCAGCCTGGTGTACGCCCTGGGCAAGCAGGCGGAGCGTTACTCCAAGGATCTGGAGGCCCACTGGGCCAAGCACGTCGAGATGGCCAAGCTCGTCCGTGGATGGGCCAAGAGCCGGGGATTCGAGCTCTTCCCCGAGCCCGGCTACGAGAGTCTGTCCCTCACCTGCATCACGAACACCAAGGGCATCTCCGTGGCCGACCTCAACTCCGAGCTGGGCAAGCGCGGATACTCGCTCTCCAACGGCTACGGCAAGCTCAAGGAGAAGACCTTCCGCATCGCCCACATGGGGACGATGACGCTGCCCGAGGTCCGTGACCTCCTGTTGAACGTGGACGACATCCTCGGTTTCAAATAG
- a CDS encoding Glu/Leu/Phe/Val dehydrogenase: MAEELNPFKIAQAQFDEAAKKLGLEAPMCEILRWPRREYKFTIPVKMDNGKTKVFHGYRVQYNDARGPGKGGIRWHPDETIDTVRALAAWMTWKCSVVDIPLGGAKGGVTCNPKELSDGEKERLARGWMRVIARELGEHRDVPAPDVYTTPQIMAWMMDEYETIVGRNHPAVITGKPLELGGSQGRGDATARGGIFTVREACKIFKIDPAKATYAVQGFGNAGQFAATLHKEVLGGGKLVAVSDSRGGIYSAAGFDPHDLVKWKLEKGTVTTYPKAEKKISNEELLELPVDVLYPSALENVITKENAAKIKCKISCELANGPTTPDADVILHKNGIHVIPDFLANAGGVTVSYFEQVQGTYNYYWTLPDVRKQLDEKMTNAYYAVYDMHKKQNVHMRLAAYMVAVKRVADAVRLRGWV, from the coding sequence ATGGCCGAAGAACTCAATCCCTTCAAGATCGCCCAGGCCCAGTTCGACGAGGCCGCCAAGAAGCTCGGCCTCGAGGCCCCCATGTGCGAGATCCTGCGCTGGCCCCGCCGCGAGTACAAATTCACCATCCCGGTGAAAATGGACAACGGGAAGACCAAGGTTTTCCACGGCTACCGCGTCCAGTACAACGACGCCCGTGGCCCGGGCAAGGGCGGCATCCGTTGGCACCCGGACGAGACCATAGACACCGTCCGCGCCCTGGCGGCGTGGATGACCTGGAAGTGCTCCGTGGTGGACATCCCCCTCGGCGGCGCCAAGGGCGGCGTGACCTGCAACCCCAAAGAGCTCTCCGATGGTGAAAAGGAGCGGCTGGCCCGGGGCTGGATGCGCGTCATCGCCCGCGAGCTGGGCGAGCACCGTGACGTCCCCGCCCCCGACGTCTACACCACCCCCCAGATCATGGCCTGGATGATGGATGAGTACGAGACCATCGTCGGCCGCAACCACCCCGCCGTCATCACCGGCAAGCCGTTGGAGCTCGGCGGATCCCAGGGCCGCGGTGACGCCACCGCCCGCGGCGGCATCTTCACCGTCCGCGAGGCCTGCAAGATATTCAAGATTGACCCGGCCAAGGCCACCTATGCCGTCCAGGGATTCGGCAACGCGGGCCAGTTCGCCGCCACCCTCCACAAGGAAGTTCTGGGCGGGGGCAAGCTGGTCGCCGTGTCCGATTCGAGAGGCGGCATCTACTCCGCCGCGGGCTTCGATCCGCACGACCTGGTGAAGTGGAAGCTCGAGAAGGGCACCGTCACCACCTACCCCAAGGCCGAGAAGAAGATATCCAACGAGGAGCTCCTCGAGCTGCCCGTGGACGTCCTCTACCCCTCGGCCCTGGAGAACGTCATCACCAAGGAGAACGCGGCCAAGATCAAGTGCAAGATCTCCTGCGAGCTGGCCAACGGCCCGACGACACCGGACGCCGACGTCATCCTGCACAAGAACGGCATCCACGTCATCCCCGACTTCCTGGCCAACGCCGGTGGCGTGACCGTTTCCTACTTCGAGCAGGTCCAGGGCACCTACAACTACTACTGGACGCTCCCGGACGTGCGGAAGCAGCTCGACGAGAAGATGACCAACGCCTACTACGCCGTGTACGACATGCACAAAAAGCAGAACGTGCACATGCGGCTGGCGGCGTACATGGTCGCGGTCAAGCGCGTCGCCGACGCGGTCAGACTCCGCGGCTGGGTGTAG
- the ppdK gene encoding pyruvate, phosphate dikinase translates to MAKYVYTFGAGKAEGSTKMRDLLGGKGADLAEMSSLGIPVPPGFTITTEVCTGYYENDKTYPADLESQVDRALAATEKILGKRFGDAKNPLLFSVRSGARVSMPGMMDTVLNLGLNDETVRGLIASTGNARLGWDSYRRFIEMFADVVRGVDRENFEHDLQKAKDAKGVELDTDLDAADLERLVGRYREIYRRELGEEFPTNPKEQLWASIGAVFGSWETPRAVTYRKLNGIPDDWGTAVNVQTMVFGNLGDDSATGVAFTRNPATGAHAYFYGEFLVNAQGEDVVAGIRTPQQISRPGSREWAAGNGIGEDERRTKFPSLEELMPEVYRQLEEIRAKLERHYKDMQDVEFTIERDRLWMLQTRRGKRTAAAAVKIAVDMVKEKLINKDEAIMRVEPNRLDDLLHPVFDQEAKNQATTVAKGLPASPGAATGQIVFTADDAEAWAGERKRVILVRLETSPEDIHGMNAAVGILTARGGMTSHAAVVARGMGKCCVAGCGDLAIDYAKKCFTAAGKTLKEGDWLSLDGSTGEVIQGQVATRDPELTGDFGEFMAWADELRTLGVRTNADTPHDSKVALRFGAEGIGLTRTEHMFFDPERILAMREMILADDEKGRKTALGKLLPYQREDFIGIFTAMDGLPVTIRTLDPPLHEFLPHTEDDQRDLAQAVGVPLEKIRARVIELHESNPMLGLRGCRLGIAYPEITAMQVRAIFEAACECKKNGINARPEVMIPLTSCREEFADQKRVVVATAEEVFAEKGIRVDYKVGTMIELPRAALTAEDIAREAQFFSFGTNDLTQTTFGLSRDDAGTFLPMYVKKGILPHDPFQVLDQEGVGVLVDWATKMGRKARPDLKVGICGEHGGEPRSVKFCHRVGLNYVSCSPYRVPIARLAAAQAAVEDKRGAS, encoded by the coding sequence ATGGCGAAGTACGTTTACACCTTCGGCGCCGGGAAGGCCGAGGGCTCGACCAAAATGAGGGACCTCCTGGGCGGCAAGGGCGCGGACCTGGCCGAGATGTCGAGCCTCGGCATCCCCGTCCCCCCCGGCTTCACCATCACCACCGAGGTCTGCACGGGTTATTACGAGAACGACAAGACCTACCCCGCCGACCTGGAGTCCCAGGTTGATCGGGCGCTCGCGGCCACCGAGAAGATTCTGGGTAAGCGTTTCGGCGATGCGAAAAACCCGCTTCTGTTCAGCGTGCGCTCCGGCGCCCGGGTCTCCATGCCCGGCATGATGGACACCGTGTTGAACCTCGGCCTCAACGACGAGACTGTCCGGGGCCTCATCGCGTCCACCGGCAACGCGCGCCTCGGCTGGGATTCCTACCGCCGCTTCATCGAGATGTTCGCCGACGTGGTCCGGGGCGTGGACCGGGAAAACTTCGAGCACGACCTCCAGAAGGCCAAGGACGCCAAGGGCGTCGAGCTGGACACCGACCTGGACGCGGCCGACCTGGAGAGGCTGGTCGGGCGGTACAGGGAAATTTACCGGCGGGAGCTGGGCGAGGAGTTCCCGACGAATCCCAAAGAGCAGCTCTGGGCCTCGATAGGCGCCGTCTTCGGCTCCTGGGAGACCCCCCGCGCCGTCACATACCGCAAGCTCAACGGCATCCCCGACGACTGGGGCACCGCGGTCAACGTGCAGACCATGGTCTTCGGCAATTTGGGCGACGATTCGGCCACCGGGGTGGCCTTCACCCGCAACCCGGCCACCGGCGCCCACGCCTACTTCTACGGCGAGTTCCTCGTCAACGCCCAGGGCGAGGACGTGGTGGCGGGGATACGCACGCCGCAGCAGATAAGCCGCCCCGGCAGCCGGGAATGGGCCGCGGGCAACGGCATCGGCGAGGATGAGCGCCGGACCAAGTTCCCCTCCCTCGAAGAGCTGATGCCCGAGGTCTACCGGCAGTTGGAGGAGATCCGCGCTAAGCTGGAGCGGCACTACAAAGACATGCAGGACGTGGAGTTCACCATCGAGCGGGACCGGCTCTGGATGCTACAGACCCGGCGGGGCAAGCGCACCGCCGCCGCCGCGGTAAAAATCGCCGTGGACATGGTGAAGGAGAAGCTCATCAACAAGGATGAGGCGATCATGCGGGTGGAGCCCAACCGCCTCGACGACCTCCTCCACCCGGTCTTCGACCAGGAGGCGAAAAATCAGGCGACCACCGTGGCCAAGGGCCTTCCCGCCTCGCCCGGCGCCGCCACGGGGCAGATCGTCTTCACCGCCGACGATGCCGAGGCCTGGGCCGGCGAGCGCAAGCGGGTCATCCTGGTCCGCCTGGAAACGAGCCCCGAGGACATCCACGGCATGAACGCCGCGGTGGGAATCCTCACCGCCCGCGGGGGGATGACCTCCCACGCCGCAGTGGTAGCCCGCGGGATGGGCAAGTGCTGCGTGGCCGGCTGCGGCGACCTCGCCATAGATTACGCGAAGAAATGCTTCACCGCCGCCGGCAAGACCCTGAAGGAGGGCGACTGGCTCTCCCTCGACGGCTCCACCGGCGAGGTCATCCAGGGCCAGGTGGCGACCCGGGACCCGGAGCTCACCGGCGATTTCGGCGAGTTCATGGCCTGGGCCGACGAGCTCCGCACCCTGGGGGTGCGCACCAACGCCGACACGCCCCACGATTCCAAGGTGGCGCTGCGCTTCGGCGCCGAGGGCATCGGCCTGACCCGCACCGAGCACATGTTCTTCGACCCCGAGCGGATTCTGGCCATGCGGGAGATGATTCTGGCCGACGACGAGAAGGGGCGCAAGACGGCCCTGGGCAAGCTCCTGCCCTACCAGCGCGAGGACTTCATCGGCATCTTCACCGCCATGGACGGGCTGCCGGTGACCATCCGCACCCTGGACCCGCCGCTGCACGAGTTTTTGCCGCACACCGAGGACGACCAGCGCGACCTGGCCCAGGCCGTCGGCGTACCGCTGGAGAAAATCCGGGCCCGGGTAATCGAGCTCCACGAGTCCAACCCCATGCTGGGTCTCCGCGGATGCCGCCTCGGCATAGCCTACCCCGAGATAACGGCCATGCAGGTCCGGGCCATTTTCGAGGCCGCCTGCGAGTGCAAGAAGAACGGGATAAACGCGCGCCCCGAGGTCATGATCCCGCTCACCAGCTGCCGGGAGGAGTTTGCCGACCAGAAGAGAGTGGTCGTGGCGACGGCCGAGGAGGTTTTTGCCGAAAAAGGCATCCGGGTGGACTACAAGGTGGGGACGATGATCGAGCTGCCCCGGGCGGCGCTCACCGCCGAAGATATTGCCCGCGAGGCCCAGTTCTTCTCCTTCGGCACCAACGACCTGACGCAGACGACCTTCGGCCTCTCGCGCGACGACGCGGGGACGTTCCTGCCGATGTACGTGAAAAAGGGCATCCTCCCCCACGACCCCTTCCAGGTGCTCGACCAGGAGGGGGTGGGTGTGCTGGTGGACTGGGCGACCAAGATGGGCCGGAAGGCGAGGCCGGACCTCAAGGTGGGCATCTGCGGCGAGCACGGCGGCGAGCCCCGGAGCGTCAAGTTCTGCCATCGCGTGGGCCTCAACTACGTCTCGTGCAGCCCCTACCGGGTGCCCATCGCCCGGCTGGCCGCGGCCCAGGCCGCCGTGGAGGACAAGCGCGGGGCGAGCTAG
- a CDS encoding hydroxyacid dehydrogenase, translated as MKVLICDAVAEDAVKMMQDLGHEVIVKTGMTPEELVAEVPSYEVAIVRSATKFRQPAIDAGTSLKLIMRGGVGIDNIDADYAREKGILVWNTPAASSAGVAELAVGLMFAVSRHICRADVSVKKGQWEKKLFKGNELGGKVLGIIGLGRIGTEVAKRAKGLGMSVIGFDPLVEECDYARMVTFDRLLADSDIITLHLPHTKDTHHIISDPEFAKMKDDVILINVARGGVVNEEALVRALESGKVGRAAVDVFEVEPMDPKNTLKKFDNVILTPHIGASSVESQGRIGYELVDKLERFAKGNY; from the coding sequence ATGAAGGTTCTCATCTGCGATGCCGTGGCCGAGGACGCCGTCAAGATGATGCAGGACTTGGGCCACGAGGTGATCGTGAAGACCGGAATGACCCCGGAGGAGCTGGTCGCCGAGGTGCCGAGCTACGAAGTCGCCATCGTCCGTTCGGCGACCAAGTTCCGCCAGCCCGCCATTGACGCCGGAACCAGCCTCAAGCTGATCATGCGCGGCGGGGTCGGTATAGACAACATAGACGCCGATTACGCCCGCGAGAAGGGCATCCTGGTCTGGAACACCCCGGCCGCCTCGAGCGCCGGCGTGGCCGAGCTGGCCGTCGGCCTCATGTTCGCCGTGAGCCGCCACATCTGCCGCGCCGATGTTTCCGTGAAGAAGGGCCAGTGGGAGAAGAAGCTCTTCAAGGGCAACGAGCTGGGCGGCAAGGTTCTGGGCATCATCGGTCTGGGGCGCATCGGTACCGAGGTCGCCAAACGCGCCAAGGGCCTGGGAATGAGCGTCATCGGTTTCGACCCCCTCGTCGAGGAGTGCGACTACGCCCGTATGGTGACCTTCGACAGGCTCCTGGCCGATTCCGACATCATCACCCTCCACCTGCCGCATACCAAGGACACCCACCACATCATCTCGGACCCCGAGTTCGCGAAGATGAAGGACGACGTGATTCTGATCAACGTCGCCCGAGGCGGAGTGGTCAACGAGGAGGCCCTTGTCCGGGCGCTCGAATCGGGCAAAGTGGGCCGGGCCGCCGTGGACGTCTTCGAGGTCGAACCGATGGACCCCAAGAACACGCTTAAGAAGTTCGACAACGTGATACTCACCCCCCACATCGGCGCCTCGAGCGTGGAGAGCCAGGGCCGCATCGGCTACGAGCTGGTGGACAAGCTGGAGCGCTTCGCCAAGGGCAATTACTAG
- a CDS encoding tetratricopeptide repeat protein: MSDVLKRFEEALVRLGSLNGLPPPAFPTCLGGTGALEHLLAALEEASAGRWNAVVDAIRSADKASDTDARRAHVYKAAGLLRYLRGDWEGAAEAYADALARAESAADETAELESLAGLGNSELKRANTERAEDLFHRGLERAADSGRRDLAGTFLAGLGRVCRVRGDSDGALGRFSEAREVFKEIDDGLHEVAMLVEQGAEYRTKGDYARAVEILDSALGLSAGQPVAMAKSLVEMGRVHVRTCDYEAAKQVFQRARDIAEEIGDQRLVSSVYNNLGNVHFYECDYSSSIQAYEKALAINRRLGDQAVTSHIIHNLGSVFFRKGDYPAALRAYEQALELERRQGNTTAAARCLGNVGIIRRVRCEFGESIAAYREALQIDIERDDVFGQSVTMSNLSSVYLEIGGFDEAGELLEKTLELNRRSGIPVTEAHCRGNLGLLEFYRGDFDRAEELLSEALRIHAGIKNHFLEAWTLNSLGRVACERGDDGTALEHFTRALDLHRRLDHREGQAESMSNRGLVLSRLGRWGGALADLKGAAHIAEGIQNPVQEARVMCRLGEVLVANDDYVTAHPLLMRSYRVFHRYGVPLERTEALGLLGRLARGLGHGELACAYLRAAVEGYTSLGALPGRIVRLNGLLAECGAGIDSKEVPDLDLDTPPEIPLASG; this comes from the coding sequence ATGAGTGATGTACTCAAGCGATTCGAAGAGGCCCTGGTCCGCCTGGGGAGCCTGAACGGGCTCCCCCCGCCGGCCTTCCCCACGTGCCTCGGGGGGACCGGGGCGCTGGAACATCTTCTCGCGGCCCTGGAGGAGGCGTCCGCGGGACGCTGGAACGCCGTGGTGGACGCGATTCGCAGCGCGGACAAGGCTTCCGATACCGACGCCCGGCGGGCGCACGTGTACAAGGCCGCCGGGTTGCTCCGGTATCTGCGCGGGGACTGGGAGGGGGCGGCGGAGGCTTACGCGGACGCCCTCGCCCGCGCCGAGTCCGCGGCGGACGAGACGGCCGAGCTCGAGTCCCTTGCCGGCCTCGGCAATAGCGAGCTGAAACGCGCGAATACGGAGCGGGCCGAGGATCTCTTCCACCGGGGACTGGAGCGGGCCGCCGATTCCGGACGGCGGGACCTCGCCGGAACTTTCCTCGCAGGTCTGGGGCGCGTCTGCCGGGTGCGGGGGGACTCCGACGGGGCCCTCGGGCGTTTTTCCGAGGCGCGGGAGGTATTCAAAGAAATAGACGACGGGCTCCACGAGGTCGCGATGCTCGTCGAGCAAGGTGCGGAGTACCGCACGAAGGGCGACTACGCCCGGGCGGTGGAGATTCTCGATTCTGCGCTCGGACTGAGCGCCGGTCAGCCGGTTGCGATGGCGAAATCGCTCGTCGAGATGGGCCGGGTCCACGTCCGCACGTGCGACTACGAGGCGGCGAAGCAGGTCTTCCAGCGGGCCAGGGACATCGCCGAAGAGATCGGTGATCAGCGGCTCGTCTCCAGCGTTTACAACAATCTGGGCAACGTGCACTTCTACGAGTGTGACTACTCCTCCTCGATTCAGGCCTACGAGAAGGCGCTGGCCATCAACCGGCGCCTGGGCGACCAGGCCGTGACGAGCCACATCATCCACAACCTCGGCTCGGTTTTTTTCCGCAAGGGCGATTACCCCGCCGCGCTGCGGGCCTACGAGCAGGCGCTGGAGCTCGAGCGCCGGCAGGGGAACACGACGGCGGCGGCCCGTTGCCTGGGCAACGTGGGCATCATCCGACGGGTGCGCTGCGAGTTCGGGGAGAGCATCGCGGCCTACCGCGAGGCCCTGCAAATAGACATCGAACGCGACGACGTGTTCGGCCAGTCGGTCACGATGTCCAACCTTTCGAGCGTGTACCTCGAGATTGGGGGATTCGACGAGGCCGGGGAACTGCTTGAGAAGACCCTGGAACTAAACCGGCGCTCCGGCATCCCCGTGACCGAGGCCCACTGTCGGGGGAACCTCGGGCTGCTCGAGTTCTACCGGGGGGACTTCGACCGGGCGGAGGAGCTCTTGAGCGAGGCGCTCCGGATTCACGCCGGGATCAAGAACCACTTCCTCGAGGCCTGGACCCTGAACTCCCTCGGGCGGGTGGCGTGTGAGCGTGGCGACGACGGGACGGCCCTGGAGCATTTCACCCGCGCCCTGGACCTGCACCGACGGCTGGACCACCGGGAGGGGCAGGCGGAGTCCATGTCCAACCGGGGGCTGGTCCTTTCACGCCTGGGGAGGTGGGGCGGGGCTCTCGCCGACCTGAAGGGGGCGGCCCACATCGCCGAGGGGATACAGAACCCCGTCCAGGAGGCCCGGGTGATGTGTCGGCTGGGCGAGGTGCTGGTGGCCAACGACGACTACGTCACGGCTCACCCACTGCTGATGCGCTCCTACCGGGTTTTTCACCGGTACGGCGTCCCCCTCGAGCGCACCGAGGCGCTGGGGCTTTTGGGTCGGCTGGCGCGGGGGCTGGGACATGGGGAGCTGGCCTGCGCCTATCTCCGGGCCGCGGTGGAGGGTTACACTTCCCTGGGTGCGCTGCCGGGGCGCATCGTCCGGCTGAATGGGCTTCTCGCCGAGTGCGGCGCGGGGATTGATTCCAAGGAAGTC